Sequence from the Amaranthus tricolor cultivar Red isolate AtriRed21 chromosome 1, ASM2621246v1, whole genome shotgun sequence genome:
AAACCATGAATTTATcatgttatttttttagttaaattacATTAcacttatattttcattatcgAACCCTCAATTTAATATCAGCCAACCTAACATTACCCATGTTTTGAACTAATTCTTCTTCAAAGTATCAAATAAATATATGCACTAAACAAATTTTAATCCATACCCAATTTCATACCAAACATTTTTCACCAAAAACGAAACATGTGAAACAAAATGTTTCATCAACCACACATTTTTACCAAAACCGAAACATGTGAGCAATATGTTTTTATCACCCAATTACAAACAACCCAATATCACATGAATCAATACTTAaccaatcaaaatcaaatcaattgCTCGGGTGAACACCTCTAAAAATAAGCAAGTGAAAGCATATTCACAAGAGACTATAACCATTCAATAGTACACGATGATGAGTTAATGACAACAAGATCAAGGCTTTAATCCCCACCTATACATAATCAAAATCGGTTgctaataaaaatatactttaaTCAACCTTGTCTAAAACTAATTTACAATTAAgagaattaattttaataatcatGATATTAGTCTCCACTGTTTGTTCCTATCTATTAAGAATAATGACACGTGTGGAAAACGAAAAGCCCCGCAAAATAAGAGATAAAGAGCGTATTTGATTACATATCTATAATAGTGACTAAAACAAACAGGATATTGCCTAATTGGAGGCGTCTGCCATCCACAAAACATCGCCCTTTATGAGAGTATCATTGGATATCAGGCTGATTTGAACAAGTCTTTATTCCACTAAGAATATATCCACCACAGGCACTCATCTGCATACGAGGATGTGTTCTTGATGGCAATACCTgcaatatttttgaatttattaatgttaatatatcattattttttacTCATCATGAAGTAAATAGTTTACTACTCGTTCCATCTGACTATCTGAGATAAATCTGTCACATACACGAATTCTCATGGAAGAATTTTTCTAACTTTTCAGTTCCTAACATTATGTATGAATAACATTTTTTGGAGGTAAGGGAGGGGAGGgaaagggaaggaaaaggaagggCAGCGAAGGGAAAAGGAGGGGAGGAGAGACTAGTGTGTACCTTTCTAAATCTTTCTAACGTAGgaagaatttatttattttgtttcacaATGTGAAGGTGTTTCTCCTCCTAATTTCTTTCCCTCCATTTCCCTCTGGTCCCCTACTGGTAAACAAATAAAGGATATGTAATCCCTCCTTTTCCCTCTCCTTTCTTTCCTTCCATTACTCCTCATCCAAATATAGTGTGATTATTTTGATGATGTTTTCACCTAATAGTCAAAACAAGAGAATGGCATAAAAATTGCAAACAGCACAAACGACGAAAAACTGATGAAAAGTGGGACATTACCTGATATTCTCGGAGCCAAGGCTCCGATATTTGCAATCCAAGAGccaatttttccttttgtaAATTATGCATGCAAATTGCAAGAGGCTGCATTAAGAAAAGAATCATGTCCATGCCGCAATATACCAACCATGTGTTTCTTTCACATGTTATCAAGCACACAACTTAAGTCTATTTACCATATAAATTCGCTCAAGATATTCCAAAGCCACATATATGTTAAGTTGCCAAACACATTCTCATAATACGTTAATGTTGTGCAAAAAAAAGAGTTACTTCCTGTCACTTTTGCCTAATTACATAAACAACATCAATTAGATTTAAGTTTCTTTCACAAAGTTTTTGTTCAACTATGATAGAAAGACATGAATGGGAAGGGATGTTGGAGCTCTAAGCCCGAAGGATTTGGCTCATTAAAATAGGAAGGAATATAGGTTCCTCCATTTCTCTTGCCTTTCCTTCctcacattttttaaaaatcaaataaaggcAAAGTCCCTCATTCTCACTGTTCCGCCAAAATCCATGGGAACATACTACTAATCATCTTTAAAATATTAACAAGTAATGTCTATCGCTTTCTTCATACCAACGGGTTTGGCATTCTATTTTTGAACAAAGTATTTCTAAAATGCTCATGCGTTAGTTATCACATAAACAATGCAAAGCTCACTCTGCATTTTTGCAAGTGGCTGCTTTTGAGACTCAAGCCTATGAGTATGACCTTTCCACTCACACATCAAACTTTTGTTGTTAGATGTTATGAATTTTTGTTGATGAGTAGCATAAACCAAAATAACCCAAATTCTTTCAAACCGTTTTAAATCATGCACTAGTTAACAATGAAATGAAATCACCCACATACTAAATCCAATGGCaagcaaaataaactaattactgaagaatcaaatgaaaacaaaaggtTTTCACAACTAGAGTGTTGAATTTTTTTCCAAGAATAAGCATGCGATACTTAATTCAGATAAATAAAGACACTGAAAAATAATACGAGTAATTCTTCGCCTGCTCTAGGCCTCAACATAAAGAATCTCACTCGTTTCAACATGATAACAATTTCAGGAAGATGTTTCTCTCCTCAAACCGAAAAGTTCAAAGCAAGATTCAACCAAAATCATCCACAAATGCATTTGAATTTCAAAAATGGCATCCCAAATATAACCTAATATTTTGATGGTCTACACAAAACAAAAAGGAAAGTAAGTCCCATACAAAAGAAGTTAACATATCATACATTGCAAGGCAGTAAACACAGGCCCAAAACTGACATATTATCTAGTTAGAGAACACTTTCAGCCTCAGAAAATTTCATGATAACAAACCTGGAGATATTGGTGATAGATTGCAAAAGAGGCAGAATATGATAGATGTGGTAGTAACTTTTGCAATATGCTCCAGACATCCAGCTCTGGAGCAGCAACAATTAAGCTGTAAATAATCCAAACAGAAATATGTAAGCTAAATATGTTTTAGATAATCCAAAGAATGATTAGGAGAAGTGTTAAATTAAAACACCTAGAGAAACCCTTTTCTTTCCATGAAGTAATAAGCTCTTCTGAAGCGATTTCTCCTGCATTAATTGATTTAGAATTCATGGAATTTTTATTGGTTGTTTTGCTTGAAGTATCAACTAATGCCTTGTTTTCTTCCGTGGAAGCGTCTTCTTCAATGATATCTGGCTGATTTTCCACAACAGTTACCTGCCAATAATCTGTCCTGATTAGTAGCAGAAACGTATTGCTGGAAATTAAACACACTAGTTTAAAGAGCTGTAAATTCTACCACGTTCTGAGCTTTTACATGGCTTCCATTTTGAGCAGGGCATAAATCATTGAGACAACAACGAACAATcctaaatatatataacaaGGTACAAAAAATGTGAATAACAATAGTGAATTGGTGCATAAAAACAAAGAATGAGAGTTAGAAAATATCTTTTAAACTCAACAGACATTCAAACAAATAGCTATTTTGAAAACAAAAGTGGAGATCTCAGACAATCTATCATAAAACAACAAATAGGACAAATACAATTACCTCTTGCATATATCATCACTGAAATTAAAGATCCTCACTATATCCATAGGATAAGGTGCAACACCAAGATGTGTGTTACAAATATATCCAAAGCCTGAACAAAAAGAAAATCTGTGAACATATACAGACTATagcaaatttgaaaaataaagcaTTCACTTGCATAAATAAATCTGTTACTAAAGTATAAATATAAGGAATAATTCACAAAATGGGAAAGAGTTAGTGCACCGAGTTGCTGGTATGAATTTGGCACTACATAGAGATACTTTATAAATAGCTATATCCCTTGAAATATACAATATCAAGAAACAATAAGCACCCCTTGAGAAATTATCTACTTAACAGCAGTCTAATGAAGGGCAAAAATTACCATCCTCTCATtgtcaaatttaaaaatcaccGAAAAAACAGATCAAGATGTGGAGATGAAAACATCACAGGGAGAAAAAGTATCTATATTCCATTCTCAAACTTGAATATCACCCAAGACACAAACCATCTATAAAAAGTTTAACCTACATACACTCATGCTGATGAATCAATCATTTAAATACTCAACAGTATTGCAATGTCTAAAAGACAATTAAAACTTAAGTGCAAGACTGCATTACAAAAAGgccaaaaaaaacctttaaatctTGAGAGAATCAAGATGAGGAGTCATGACTTATCACCGCAAAAGACAAGTTGTATACAAAAACTAAAACTGgcaacaaaatattaaaaaatatacggAAACACACAACAGGTACCTCCTAAACGTTCTGCTACAGCCCCAGTAACAATCCCACTAACCATGTCTACCACCAAAACATCGGAGTGTGCAGTGACATTGGCCAATGAAAGCAGAAGAGACAAAGAATCTGATCGCAAGCACCTGTTACACAAGACACAAGACAAGACAGGTAAAATAATCAGAAATATACTACCAACTAAAGTTATAAATCCCTCAATAAAACCAATCAAAAATATGTACAAGTAAATATAGTAGCATAAATACAcctagaaaataaaaaagattttgtGATACTCAAAAATTTAGATATACTACAAGGGAAAACTAAGGTGCATAGTATGCTATTTAACTACTATAATACAATCTGTACAACACAAATTTGGCAGattcattttaatattcttCCGGTTCATTGGCTTCTATGGTTGAGCACTTCTTTTACCAACAATAATGTTAGTCATAATACCAACATTACGGGGTCGACCACTTTGCTTATGAACAAATTCTAATTCCTATCCtataaagaattaacaaaaggAAAGGAGTCCAACCACAGAAGTCATAAAAATATGTTGCCACAAAtacaacacaaattcttgtgagacgtcccctttgagagaccatctctaattgtatTGGCCCATAAAGAAGAATGTCAAGTAAGAGTAggcattaagctttaatgggctgggcttgagagacggtctctcaggagaccTGCTGCAAATACAAAACTACAAGTATTTTGTAGTCACTTGATGATTTAAATCCATCATCCACTGTTACCGTACAAGTGTAAGAGCTTCAAAAACCTTCCTAGTCTAAATTCAAAATGCTCATTCAGATGCTATAGATGAAACACTCAAAACCTACTTTACTTAACTCCCCTCCTCCTCATTACCTTTTAATTAACCccaagaaatgaaaatttatgaCTTGCGGTCTATAGTATTCTCaaaattacaacatttatttgcaTCAGTGTAAATTTGTAATCTAGTATTTACCTAATAACAATTTATGACCAAAAAACTCTAGCCGTGGAAATGCAATAGCATCATATCTCCAAAAAAGCTCAACATATTAGGCTAAAATTCTTAATTATGTGAAGACTTAGTCAAAAAATGACTTTTGCAGTCAATGCGGATGATTTGTGGTAGTCTAGACCTATTGCACACATTACAAGCTCACAAACCTTTATGTATGGATATAAAAACTATGAGCTCACAACTatgtaaatataattaaatagaaaACTTAGTAGAGAGATCCCAAAATGGCCTCGCACATCACAAACAAATATCCATATTTTTGTTGACACAACTCATGGAAATCCAAGTACATTTACACGGGTGCAACACTTCACAACACTACCACAATAACCTACACAAATTTTATTCAACAAGCAACATGTCAATAATAAGGAATAGGCATTCTATCAAAAAATTGCATCTTATGGTAACAGGCGAGTCATAGAGGAATTTAAATCTATCGAATACGAACAGACATTACTTGCATTGTAAAGATCTAAACATCGTGTTTTAGATTAGTTCAAAGAATATTTCATAGTTTCGAGCAACATCTTACACTAAGACAACCACATCATCCTCGTTATCGCATCATAACCATAACCATGACCCAAACCATAATTTTGCACTATGGCAATAGAATTAAAACCAAAGAAGAAAACACGGGAAGTAAAAGAtactatagactatagtttTAAAATGAGAGGATAATGGATGAGATAAGGAGAGTGGAAAGATTCTTCAAATGCTTCCTCTTTCAATATGAAATATACAACGTAGATGAAAGAGCAAAGAAGAACAAGAGAGAGAAGTAGGAATGATGACAAAAGTATTCAAACTTTTGCATCAATGTTTTTGGTGTACCTTATCccttatttcaaaaaattacaagtataatatgCAATACATGATTCTGCATGattttttaaacaaatattCCATATTTGATAATCAAATAATGACTCATGCTAAGCTTCAAGTATTAAAAATTGTCCATGCAAGTTTCTGCTAAGGTAAGACCATTTCTTGGCATTGGGGTAAATGCAATGGCGGTGGTATCCATCTAATTGCGTAAATTTTGGACCCAATTTCatgaaatgaagaaaatgatggCCTAGATGGTACATTGGAGAGCTTAATACATTATCGAACCTTAGTTTCAAGCTTCTCAGTTTTCAAGGAATTTTAACCAAATATAACTGTTTGCAACAACACCTTATCCAATATTCTTATAAACTTGAAATTAATAACAAGATAGTGTTTGTCCAAACTAAAACATGACAATCTCAATCACACTATGAAAGGAATTATATTTGGACAAACAATGGAAAAGAGAAACCAAATTGAATTAAACTGACAATGCACATTACACAAAGCACAAGGTATCACTGGTAATACAAACAAAGATGTGGGATCAACTGATAGCACTATAGGCTTCTAACAAGCATGTACGCATTTTTGTAAGATAAATCATTGGCATATATCATCCAACAGAAAGCTTAAAGAATTGCAAGAAAATGTTGCTTGAAATAATGAaatgaaagtcaaggagtattGGCATTACCCTATTTTGGTAGGAACCTTCCTGAAGTATGCATCACATATGCTAAAAGAATCATATAAGTATGTTAAACTCAAAATTAACATATCTAAAAAATGAAGTAAGCCAAAGAAAAACAGTTGCAATACCCACCTACGAGCAAATGGACGCCTAACCAATACCGTAGGAGCATATTTTTTTTGCTTACGAAGCCGATACTTTTCCTGCAGCAGCTGACAGATAATCAGAATGTTTCACAATGGGAAAATGACTTTGAGTTAAAATCGATTATAAAGAACCTGCGAAAAAGAAGTCTTCTTCTCAAAAGTCGTGCTATGGGCGATCAAAGCTTCCACGATTTGGCCTCCTGTTGCACCCTGTCTGCACAAGACGAATGAAATTTCTGAGATTGCAACAAAAATAGAACTTCAGAACTTAGTTCTAAGAAGTTCGTCTATGCGCACATAAGGCAAGCACCTTGGACAGACGAAAGTTGGGCACCTTGATCGGTCCAAGGCGATATGAGTTTTTAAGGAGCGGGCCTTGTAATGTGTTAGAGAGCATCCACAAGTTATGTTTCTCTTCTTagtttctcttttcttctttatttcttattttcttttgggtacTTTTTATGGtcttcattttaattttcctGTGTTTTAGGGCGTGTTCTTATCTCCTTAAAGCGCCTCATACCTTTCAAAACTAAGCTTTAAGGATAAGTTAATACTAGCAACTAAAAAATACGGTTTCACATTACTCTATTTTTTAGACATCCAAAATTTTTCTGTTTCTGTCTATGATTATGATACAATCGAGTGTGAACTttcacaaactataaaaaaacatacaaaattgTGGATCTATTAATACACATC
This genomic interval carries:
- the LOC130817403 gene encoding uncharacterized protein LOC130817403 isoform X3, with product MENSNRLTWQGCSVLLDINDGERVVFARLSAAATLKIGKQNYSLRPIIGCPFGSLFRVENGKDGPYLIRVVPNEVGLGNNIQDGENEQVEDGEELKDNRALVDNNTAQSLTGDDIDEMRRQGATGGQIVEALIAHSTTFEKKTSFSQEKYRLRKQKKYAPTVLVRRPFARSICDAYFRKVPTKIGCLRSDSLSLLLSLANVTAHSDVLVVDMVSGIVTGAVAERLGGFGYICNTHLGVAPYPMDIVRIFNFSDDICKRIVRCCLNDLCPAQNGSHVKAQNVVTVVENQPDIIEEDASTEENKALVDTSSKTTNKNSMNSKSINAGEIASEELITSWKEKGFSSLIVAAPELDVWSILQKLLPHLSYSASFAIYHQYLQPLAICMHNLQKEKLALGLQISEPWLREYQVLPSRTHPRMQMSACGGYILSGIKTCSNQPDIQ
- the LOC130817403 gene encoding uncharacterized protein LOC130817403 isoform X1 — translated: MSSHQRSEGPGCYRCDLLSCSCGICTIVFMENSNRLTWQGCSVLLDINDGERVVFARLSAAATLKIGKQNYSLRPIIGCPFGSLFRVENGKDGPYLIRVVPNEVGLGNNIQDGENEQVEDGEELKDNRALVDNNTAQSLTGDDIDEMRRQGATGGQIVEALIAHSTTFEKKTSFSQEKYRLRKQKKYAPTVLVRRPFARSICDAYFRKVPTKIGCLRSDSLSLLLSLANVTAHSDVLVVDMVSGIVTGAVAERLGGFGYICNTHLGVAPYPMDIVRIFNFSDDICKRIVRCCLNDLCPAQNGSHVKAQNVVTVVENQPDIIEEDASTEENKALVDTSSKTTNKNSMNSKSINAGEIASEELITSWKEKGFSSLIVAAPELDVWSILQKLLPHLSYSASFAIYHQYLQPLAICMHNLQKEKLALGLQISEPWLREYQVLPSRTHPRMQMSACGGYILSGIKTCSNQPDIQ
- the LOC130817403 gene encoding uncharacterized protein LOC130817403 isoform X2, which gives rise to MGRNDICTIVFMENSNRLTWQGCSVLLDINDGERVVFARLSAAATLKIGKQNYSLRPIIGCPFGSLFRVENGKDGPYLIRVVPNEVGLGNNIQDGENEQVEDGEELKDNRALVDNNTAQSLTGDDIDEMRRQGATGGQIVEALIAHSTTFEKKTSFSQEKYRLRKQKKYAPTVLVRRPFARSICDAYFRKVPTKIGCLRSDSLSLLLSLANVTAHSDVLVVDMVSGIVTGAVAERLGGFGYICNTHLGVAPYPMDIVRIFNFSDDICKRIVRCCLNDLCPAQNGSHVKAQNVVTVVENQPDIIEEDASTEENKALVDTSSKTTNKNSMNSKSINAGEIASEELITSWKEKGFSSLIVAAPELDVWSILQKLLPHLSYSASFAIYHQYLQPLAICMHNLQKEKLALGLQISEPWLREYQVLPSRTHPRMQMSACGGYILSGIKTCSNQPDIQ